A stretch of Castanea sativa cultivar Marrone di Chiusa Pesio chromosome 2, ASM4071231v1 DNA encodes these proteins:
- the LOC142623299 gene encoding vesicle-associated membrane protein 724-like: MSQESFIYSFVSRGTVILAEYTEFTGNFPAIAAQCLQKVLASNSKFIYNCDGHTFNFLVEDGYAYCVVAKESVGKQIPIAFLERVKADFKKRYGGGKADTAMAKSLNKEFGPIMKEHMKYIADDAEKLLKVQAQVVEVKNIMMSNIDEATGRGDRITNISQKAEHLRSEAEGYKKHSTQVKRKMWYQNMKIKLVVLGILLLLVLIIWLSICHGFDCTN; this comes from the exons ATGAGTCAGGAATCGTTCATATACAGTTTCGTGTCCCGAGGCACTGTGATCCTTGCTGAGTACACCGAGTTCACTGGTAACTTCCCAGCCATTGCAGCTCAGTGCCTTCAAAAAGTCCTTGCCTCAAACAGCAAGTTCATCTATAACTGTGACGGCCACACTTTTAACTTTCTCGTCGAGGATGGCTATG CTTACTGTGTTGTTGCCAAAGAATCTGTTGGCAAGCAGATACCTATTGCATTCTTGGAACGGGTGAAGGCAGactttaagaaaagatatgggGGTGGTAAAGCAGATACAGCTATGGCCAAAAGCCTTAACAAGGAGTTTGG ACCAATAATGAAAGAGCACATGAAGTATATTGCTGACGATGCAGAGAAGTTGTTGAAAGTGCAGGCTCAAGTTGTAgaagttaaaaatattatgatgaGTAATATTGACGAG GCTACTGGTAGAGGGGATCGCATAACTAACATTTCTCAAAAGGCCGAACACCTACGTAGTGAG GCCGAAGGATACAAAAAACACTCAACACAAGTTAAACGGAAGATGTGGTATCAAAACATGAAAATCAAGTTGGTTGTTCTTGGAATCTTATTACTTCTGGTTCTGATAATCTGGCTTTCTATTTGCCATGGATTTGACTGCACCAACTAG